A single genomic interval of Osmia lignaria lignaria isolate PbOS001 chromosome 9, iyOsmLign1, whole genome shotgun sequence harbors:
- the LOC117609091 gene encoding nurim homolog: MFVKCISVVTCAACFLYTFYILCILSYFLSTHNENKEKIISLKKDENVDSVLWLLIVNMSLLSTFMLQHSLMASDFVKHLFCKFHMDYLERSIYNVTSAMALHLLFNQWQIISPITLWNVNTSSNSTAWFIFTALHVLAWSIIYSGCLMMDISELAGIKQVYYKFSSRPSPMVMKSKELLRYYSHMRHPSFTGFLIILWIYPYMTLDRLLLALILTVYMILMWTIDKEDYNYHATVVKRKQRELF; this comes from the exons atgtttgtaaaatGTATTAGTGTAGTGACATGCGCCGCATGCTTTTTGtatacattttacattttatgtaTTCTGTCATATTTTTTATCAACCCATaatgaaaacaaagaaaaaataatttcattgaaaaaag aTGAAAATGTTGATTCTGTGTTATGGTTGTTAATAGTAAATATGTCCTTATTAAGCACTTTTATGTTACAACACTCACTTATGGCTAGTGATTTTGTAAAACACttattttgcaaatttcatATGGATTACTTGGAAAGAAGTATTTATAATGTTACCAGTGCTATGGcccttcatttattattcaatcAGTGGCAAATTATATCACCAATTACATTGTGGAATGTTAATACATCATCTAATAGCACTGCATGGTTTATATTTACTGCTCTTCATGTACTAGCTTGGTCAATAATTTATAGTGGATGCTTAATGATGGATATATCTGAATTAGCTGGAATAAAGCAAGTGTATTATAAGTTTTCATCAAGACCAAGTCCAATGGtaatgaaatcaaaagaattaTTGCGTTATTACTCACATATGAGACATCCAAGTTTCACAggatttcttattattttatggATATATCCCTACATGAC ATTAGACAGATTGCTATTAGCTTTAATACTTACAGTTTATATGATTCTGATGTGGACAATTGACAAGGAGGATTACAATTATCATGCAACTGTTGTAAAAAGAAAGCAGAGAGaattattctaa